In one Musa acuminata AAA Group cultivar baxijiao chromosome BXJ2-5, Cavendish_Baxijiao_AAA, whole genome shotgun sequence genomic region, the following are encoded:
- the LOC135612116 gene encoding uncharacterized protein LOC135612116: MLLKAMQARFYAAKERSRAPLTPVTSKVKKYKLKSYSSFKFRFRTMNDGQIRRWRAGKRHNAHLKSKKAKRRLRRPEIVHAAYAKVMKKLNFCA; this comes from the exons ATGTTGTTAAAGGCGATGCAAGCTCGTTTTTATGCGGCAAAGGAAAGATCGAGAGCCCCGCTCACGCCAGTTACTTCTAAAGTGAAGAAATACAAGCTCAAGTCTTACTC gTCTTTTAAGTTCAGATTTAGGACCATGAACGATGGACAAATACGGAGATGGAGGGCTGGAAAGCGGCATAATGCACACTTGAAG TCAAAGAAGGCAAAACGGAGACTCAGGAGACCTGAGATTGTGCATGCAGCTtatgcaaaggttatgaagaaGCTGAACTTTTGTGCTTAG
- the LOC103983848 gene encoding protein NRT1/ PTR FAMILY 8.3, with product MEREDALESGEGRALLPLNVENESSHHGPRSHYKPSNSKAPAIILGFEYLDSVAFNGVGANLIVYLHTVLHGNNAANAANVGTWSGTCFLTPLFGAIVADTYWGNYKTILYSLVVYLLGMITITSAAFSASSKLYQCEGGSCQTASSLLFCGLYLVAIGSGGVKAALLPFGAEQFDDENPLEREKKGAFFGWFYLCITLGALTSGIFIVWIQENIDWGLGYGIATFCMASALAAFVLGTPSFRRRLPSGSPLQSILQVLVASYKKRNAETPRDSSLLYEADKNLSDLGQQRLAHTNEFRFLDKAATISALDLKDGSPQSSWNLCTVTQVEELKMFLRLIPIWANSIVYAAVFAQMFTTFIQQGSAMNTKIGSFSIPPASLCSFEIISVMGWVFVYNNIISPAAKRYFGNGVGFSQLQRMGIGRFLLILAMLTASYNESRRLESVKGGETLSIAWQLPQFFVLASSEVFNNITQLEFFFAQAPDRMKSICTAMVLFSMSLGNYLNSFIITVIADVTSRGGVTGWIPDDLNKGHLDYYFLVLAGISTVNFFVYVAFAGNYTLKKVISES from the exons ATGGAGAGAGAGGACGCCCTGGAGAGCGGAGAAGGAAGGGCCTTGCTCCCTTTG AATGTGGAGAATGAATCGAGCCACCATGGACCTCGATCGCATTACAAGCCTAGTAACTCAAAAGCACCGGCAATTATTTTGG GATTTGAATACTTAGATAGTGTTGCCTTTAATGGTGTTGGAGCAAATTTGATTGTTTATCTTCATACTGTCCTCCATGGAAACAATGCTGCAAATGCAGCAAATGTGGGTACCTGGAGTGGAACTTGTTTCCTGACTCCATTGTTTGGAGCTATTGTGGCTGATACCTACTGGGGAAATTACAAGACAATACTCTACTCCCTTGTAGTATATCTCCTT GGAATGATCACCATCACTTCCGCTGCTTTTTCTGCATCTTCAAAGCTTTATCAATGTGAGGGCGGCTCATGTCAGACAGCAAGTTCCCTTCTTTTTTGTGGGTTGTATCTTGTGGCAATTGGGAGTGGAGGCGTCAAGGCAGCATTGCTTCCTTTTGGTGCAGAGCAGTTTGATGATGAGAACCcattagagagagaaaaaaaggggGCCTTCTTTGGTTGGTTTTATCTTTGTATCACCTTGGGAGCGCTCACTTCTGGAATTTTCATAGTCTGGATACAAGAGAATATAGACTGGGGGCTTGGATATGGTATTGCAACATTCTGCATGGCTTCAGCCTTAGCTGCCTTTGTATTAGGAACACCATCTTTTCGGCGTCGGTTGCCAAGTGGCAGCCCTTTGCAAAGTATCCTTCAAGTACTTGTTGCCTCCTACAAGAAGAGGAATGCTGAAACTCCCAGGGATAGCAGTCTCTTGTACGAGGCAGACAAGAACTTATCCGATTTGGGGCAGCAGAGATTGGCACATACAAATGAGTTCAG GTTCTTAGATAAAGCAGCTACAATTTCTGCTCTGGATTTGAAGGATGGTTCTCCTCAGAGTTCATGGAACCTGTGTACTGTCACTCAAGTTGAAGAATTGAAGATGTTCCTACGCTTGATACCAATATGGGCTAACAGTATTGTCTATGCAGCTGTATTTGCTCAAATGTTCACTACTTTCATTCAACAAGGGAGTGCAATGAACACCAAAATTGGGTCATTCTCTATCCCTCCTGCATCCTTGTGCTCCTTTGAAATCATAAGTGTCATGGGTTGGGTATTTGTCTACAACAACATCATATCCCCAGCAGCCAAGAGGTACTTTGGAAATGGAGTGGGATTTTCCCAGCTGCAGCGGATGGGAATTGGACGTTTCCTACTGATCTTGGCAATGCTAACAGCTTCTTACAATGAGAGCAGGAGATTGGAAAGTGTCAAAGGTGGTGAAACCTTGAGCATTGCATGGCAACTCCCACAGTTTTTTGTCCTGGCAAGCTCGGAAGTCTTCAATAATATTACCCAGCTCGAGTTCTTCTTTGCCCAGGCTCCTGACAGGATGAAGAGCATATGCACAGCAATGGTTCTGTTTTCAATGTCGCTAGGCAATTACTTGAATTCATTCATCATCACAGTCATTGCTGATGTTACATCAAGAGGAGGGGTGACGGGTTGGATCCCAGATGATCTGAACAAAGGGCATCTGGATTACTATTTCTTGGTGCTGGCAGGCATATCCACAGTGAACTTCTTTGTGTATGTTGCTTTTGCAGGGAACTATACGCTGAAGAAAGTCATTTCTGAGAGTTAA
- the LOC103983847 gene encoding probable WRKY transcription factor 14: protein MGLGVGCDTIRMESDHGDLADIVRAGGRSGPSNTEFEPVAEWQLPSEPVFVPTRTETPTNNFGDPFLNLRDPLLNQYIGAELFEGAEAMVAPASMVVASSSGHGGDERLLVTPKILTGGEQEIKGPCTIVSRVLQISPVAGNTKPSPLPPRLITPPPVGAGEMMMMMKMSSGSIAEPVDNDGGVQISSPRTPGIKRRKSQAKKVVCIPAPAAASNRSSGEVVPSDLWAWRKYGQKPIKGSPYPRGYYRCSSSKGCSARKQVERCRTDPNMLVITYTSEHNHPWPTQRNALAGSIRFHPSKTASRSSGGSILNSPTAPKEETQDAATMSSEADEMGKTTEQAEDTGFHQIIHPSYEPTIPEADQPDDLFAYLAELEADPLSLILSKGFMETKPEEAGGDGSMDDPSFNMFDWAGSS, encoded by the exons ATGGGACTAGGCGTCGGGTGCGATACCATCAG GATGGAGAGCGATCATGGTGACCTCGCGGACATAGTCCGAGCCGGTGGCCGAAGCGGCCCATCGAACACCGAGTTCGAGCCGGTTGCCGAGTGGCAGCTCCCTTCGGAGCCGGTGTTTGTTCCTACGAGAACTGAAACCCCTACCAACAACTTCGGAGATCCTTTCCTCAACCTCCGCGACCCTCTGCTGAATCAGTATATAGGAGCGGAGTTGTTTGAAGGCGCAGAAGCTATGGTGGCACCGGCCAGTATGGTCGTAGCAAGCAGCAGCGGACATGGCGGCGATGAGCGGCTTCTTGTAACTCCCAAGATACTAACCGGCGGCGAGCAGGAGATTAAGGGGCCCTGTACAATCGTCTCAAGGGTTCTTCAGATCTCGCCTGTTGCCGGCAATACTAAGCCTTCCCCGCTTCCACCGAGGCTGATAACGCCGCCTCCCGTAGGGGCCggggagatgatgatgatgatgaagatgagcAGCGGATCCATAGCCGAACCGGTGGATAATGATGGTGGAGTGCAGATCTCGTCCCCCCGGACTCCAGGGATCAAACGAAG AAAAAGCCAGGCAAAGAAGGTGGTGTGCAttcctgcaccagcagcagccaGCAACAGGTCCAGCGGTGAGGTTGTTCCATCTGATCTATGGGCTTGGAGGAAGTATGGCCAGAAACCAATCAAGGGTTCTCCTTATCCAAG GGGCTATTACAGATGCAGCAGCTCCAAAGGATGCTCGGCGAGGAAGCAAGTGGAGCGCTGCCGAACTGATCCTAACATGTTGGTCATCACCTACACATCCGAGCACAACCACCCATGGCCTACGCAACGCAACGCGCTCGCAGGATCCATACGATTCCACCCATCCAAGACTGCCTCAAGGAGCTCCGGTGGCAGCATTCTCAACTCACCCACGGCTCCGAAGGAAGAGACGCAGGATGCAGCAACCATGTCGAGCGAGGCTGATGAGATGGGGAAGACGACTGAGCAAGCTGAAGATACTGGGTTCCACCAAATTATCCACCCAAGTTACGAGCCAACGATCCCAGAAGCGGATCAGCCCGATGACCTCTTCGCGTATTTAGCGGAGTTGGAGGCCGACCCGCTGAGCCTCATCCTGTCCAAAGGATTCATGGAAACAAAGCCAGAGGAAGCGGGAGGAGACGGCTCCATGGACGACCCCTCCTTCAACATGTTCGACTGGGCAGGGAGCTCATGA